Within Quercus lobata isolate SW786 chromosome 5, ValleyOak3.0 Primary Assembly, whole genome shotgun sequence, the genomic segment aatttgttgtaacaaTGAGTAATGCTGTTGTGTACAAGAGTTCATGTAGCCGACTCACAATCAGTTAGGATCAAGGCTTTCATTGAGTTGAGTTGAGTTATAGCTTAAACTTTATTGTTGCATTCAATGGAGTTGCTAACTTTGTAATGCagaatatatttatttagtatGCTGATTTTCATGTAACATCTTTGCCTATTGTAGTTAATTTTAACGGTCAGCGTTGTCAATTTAGGTTTGCATTTTAATAAACTTATCAAGAGTATTTTTTCCTTGCAGATGGACTCCATACGGCAATACAAAATGCATCATATGCAAGCAACAAGTACACCAGGAAGCCAAGTACTGTCACACCTGTGCTTATTCAAAAGGTACTGACTATGATGAGCAATACTAGGGACATgacttttttcacaatttgctaaggtggcaagttgtgattggtgcaaTATCACTTTCATAGATGGCCCATCACTTATACCACTTATATTATGCATCAATCACAACATGTCACCTCAACAATTTATGAAAAAAGTTATGAATGATTTTGTGCCACTAAACTTACTGAATTATTATTTGATGTTGCTTATCTGTTTGGTAATTATAATATCTAAGGTTTCATGCTAGGAAACATCTTAAATGTACTTTCTTGTGCAGGAGTCTGTGCAATGTGCGGTAAGCAAGTACTTGACACCAAGATTTACAAACAGAGCAATGTATGACGCAGACCAGATACTAGCTGCCTTCTCTGTTAGTGCCTTTCCCTAAGTGAACTCGTCAAAATCATTAGAGGATGTAAACTTTCATTAACTATAACATGTATACTTGGTGTTAGTAATGAAGAATAGCTCATTTTATATTCTGATGCATTGTACTTGTAACCTAGATTATGGTGTTTCCATGTAAATTTATCTTTAAAATGGACAATTTCTTTCTGTAGATACAAGTGGCAAAATGTGCTTGGGTTTCagatttactttttttttttttttttttaaatcctcaTGCATTTGCCTTTAATCCCAGTTTAGCATGGAGGTAATGATCAGGTGGCTAGGTTATCAATTGTGGTATAGGTTTTGAAGTTGGTATTATatgtcttttcttatttttttagttggcATTGATAGGTCTACAGTTGGTATTGCACCTCATCATCTGATTATCACTTATGTTTAGGGATGGCAACGGGTCAGAACAGGGGTGGATCATGGGTGCCTCGTCCTTACCCTGTCCCCTTTTTGGTACTGGAAAAGCCTGCTTGGAGTGGGATAGGTAGGGCCGAGGTAGAGGTATTTTGTCATTCTTAATTAAGTGAATTTGTCATTGATGAGATggagatgaaaaagaaaaggaagaggtGGCAGTGAGAGTGCCGAGTTTGCGATAGATTGAATTACAAATCTTGGTCGGAAGTGATAGTTAGCATGATAAAAACAGGAATAGTAGAGGCAACAAATTTTATCATTACAACTGCGAACATTCTATGACTAATCCTTATCTAGCTTGTGTTGATAGGTTTGAGAATTCCATTCATTTAAAAGAAGTTGGACCCCTAAATAGTTTCCAAAAGATGTAGAGGAAGGAATTTGAAGAAGAGCTTGTAATTTAGAAAAACCgttatataggggtatttttcAAGATAAAGATTTCCATTTAGGGTTTGACTTACTTCTAGTGAAAATCTAACAAGatatctctttttgttttaaacaGAAGTTGCCACATCACTCATTAATAAACCAATggtggagattaaaactcaaTCCCACCTCATTAAATTTTAAGCAAAAGCTAATAGAGCCCACCCAAGACTAACGTTGCTGCTTCTTCTCATGTTAACAACGTTAAAGTTttcactaacgttttttttttaatttttttttattttattttttttattttttaaagccCACCAAATCAGATTTTAGAACTGGGCTAAAGCAGATGTGAAGATGTCATTTTCTGCAGGAATGACTACAACTCAATTGAGTGAGAGTAGAAACTCTGATTTGAAGGATTATTTACATGAATTTCTGAACTTTTcacctactaaaaaaaaaaaaaagaagattatttACAGTAATTTTGAATGGACAGTCTTGtaattttgtagtttttcaTGGTTACTACCTTAATCGTTTGTAATGAGGTGGCGTGCTCTTTGAATggatagtttttattttgggtttaaaataatgcatgcCAAGTGCTTGAGAAAAGTTCCCAAAGAATTTCAAATAGGGCCAGAGCCAACTAGCATATACTGTAAAGGAAGCATTGTATTTGAAGGAATCATGCTAAGGCCAACTAGCAAACTGAAGCAGCTATAGCACTACACCAGTTATGCAGCAGTCACTGCACTGCATCCGTTATGCAGCAGCGACAGCACTGCACTAGGCACCTATTAGAGATTTTATAACCGCAACAACatagattaatatatatatatatatatatatatatatatatatatatatattcttcctGCAAGCCAATAGCACAGCAACATACTGttcttccataaaaaaaagatactaTTCTTCTAATTTGCATAAATTGTTTGCTAAAAAAGTACAAAGTAGCATTGAACTTTGACCATTACAAACTTTGAGCTCCAACAAAATAGCATAAACTGTGAGTTCCACAATTACAATCTTcaagctccaaaaaaaaaaaaaaaacataaatcatGAGCTCTAACAATTACAAACTTTGAGCTCCAAAAAGTAGTATAAATTGTTAGCtccaacaattaaaaacaatggtTATTTacaatcattcaaaactaagTATTCGCTGCATCCATTCaaagataggtcgaaaaagctTCAATTTTACTAGTTGTAAACTTTGTAAGCAATGAACTGATATCATCCCCTTCAAGATCACTAGGATTCTTAGAACATGGAAGAGGAACAGGAGGATTTGTCATTCTTGCTTGACACATTACAACTATTAGCCAAATATTAACTATTAGAAAATCCACATAAGTCTCTTGaaaattcttcatttcttttcttaccATAAAAATTTACTGAATTCTCAAAAGTTCCAAATGAACTCTATTCTTGATCATCTCTAATACTCTTTCCCTGTATATAGTAGAAACATAATAGTTAAAAATGATGATTAATCTTATAGTATAAAACTAGttgttatcaaataaaattcaaataattctaATTTATGCAGCCAAAGTAAACTCTAATACAATGGCACCTGAGATAACAACGAAGGATTACAAGGTTCACCAACACTTGAAAAATGAGGAATGTACAAATCCTGTATTTATTAGTGATTAATAATAGTGTACAATTTATGAAATCAAAATCACCTAAAatgaagggggaaaaaaatattaaacaacaTGGATGAAGTTACCTGAACTGTATGATCTATGTATGACAGAGGATTATAGCTAATGGCTCCATTAACTTGCATAGATGAAGTTAGATGCTTATCCTACATAACGTGTAATGTTTAGTAAATTATTATGTCATTAAATAAAGAACCTAAAATATTTGTGAagctataaatgttaaaaattataatggTGAGACTAGTACTTGTAAACACTGATTTGTTTGTATGGGTTGATGGatgcttcctttttttcttctttttgggctTTTCAAGACAACTTTTAATCCGGCATCTTCGTTTACTCCCTTGCTTCTTCTTGAGACCCTTAGCAGAAATGGTTATCATCTCATCTGATGAATTTTCTTGGTTAATATCAACTTGACAgggattagattttttttaaggatatatttaatttttttgctcaaCTCATTATAGCTTCCCAATGCTAGCTCGTATGCTTCCCCACATTCACTTGCTTGAGCGATAAGCTTGACATACATTGGACCCAAAAACTTATATCGAGTTGTAACTTTCAACTTGGTGTTAGCTTTGATATCATGTCCATTAAAGTCTTGCACAATCTCATTTTGTGCATCTTTTGGCCATCTCTTAAGGATGTATTTCTCTAGAAGAACCTTAATATCCATAACATCAAGAATTTTTAAAGCATGACTACACAAAATTCCACCTCTTTCAAACTTTCTACAACTACatgaaacaatattttcaaaaggaTTCCAAATTACTTGACGATCTTATGGCTTACCATATATTGAAACTCATGAGTTGCATTTCTTTCAACACGCTCCTTCACAAAAGCTCCTTGGAACTCTTCATATTGctctttaaaattcaaaaataatttacgTGTATAAATATGTGCTGCTTGAATCAGAATAGGTGACGCAATCTTAACTTTTGGCAACTTTTGCCTTAAATTGTACTCACCCTTCAACTCCTTGTAACGTTTAGTATCAAGTAGTCTCTCAAAATGTATGAAGAATTTTACAATATCATAGTCTGACTATAAATAATCCTTCAAATCAGAGTTTATACTCTCACTCAATTGAGTTGTAGTCATTCATGTAGAAAATGACTTCTTGACATATACTTTAGCCCATTTCTCTTTCACTTCAAACGTACTTTGAAGCCAAGAATTATCAAAAGCATTGTACTTATGAAGTATAGCATTCCAAGCACTAAGAAACTCTTCCTCCTCTtcccaaattttaaaacatgCATCGAGATCACTTCTAAATTCATCCTCACCTCATAATAAATGGTTGACACCCTTGAGAgcattttgcattaaatgccaTTTACATAATCGATGACAAGTATTTGGCATCACCAATGAGATGGCTTTTGCCATTGCCAGATCTTGATCggtaaaaattgtatttggtTTCTTCCTAGACATTGCTTCAAAAAAAGCTTCAAACAGCCACTGAATAGTTTCATCATATGAAAGGGCAGCCCCAAACATCGCAGACTCTCTATGATGATTAAACCCAACAAACATTGCAAGGGGTCAATACTCCTTATTAGTTCTGCACGTTGTATCAAAAGAAACCACATCACCAAATAACTTAAAATCAACAATCATTTGTGCATCtgcccaaaaaatatttattattagttttgaaGCATCTAACTGTATTGCATAGTAAAAGGAAGGATTCTCTTTCCTTTGTTTCTAAAAGTATTTAAATAAACTCCCTGCCTCACTACATTTCTATTCTTTTTGCCGTTTACTATAATGGTAATTCTTTTGATCTTGCTTGGTGTAACCAAGAGCATCTCTACCACCAACTTGCCTGGCCATGAACTCATATGAATCCTTCAATTTTATACCATTATCATAAGCCAAATCAATTTCCATTGCTTGTGCTTTTGAGACCTTTCATTGGGATGGCATCATGTGAGCACATTGTGGAATATGGAGAATATGATTATGGTTGAGCTCAAGGCtatgtataaaatatttccCCTTCTTTTTATCAAGCCGAATTATCATATGAGCATTGCAACCTGTCCTTGTTTCAGCCCGTTCATACTTATTTTCACCATCTCTCTCCCATGGGGCTTTATTTTGCTCTTTACAACAAGTAAACTTTCTTGAAGTCACCACgccatctttttttcttttattgcacCATTCTTTTCAAATACTAAATCCATAATTTCTTCCACACTCATTATAAAAGTCATATGTCTCTTGTTCAGAACCAAATTCAATGCCGAGTTTTGGAATATAATCAGTATCCAATTTTTGACTATCATCATTGTTTTCCTCTTCCATGTAACTGTTAAATATAAATCATAATGTATAAGAAACGTGAATtagcattgaaaaatgaaaataaatgaatgaatgatGAAAAAACTTTTGTAATCTTATACATTATTTGCCTAAATTTATTACCAATGATAGAAAAACCCGTagatttaataatatttagcCTAAACAtaatcttttaattattttgacatCTCATAAACATaggattgaataagaaatcaaaAGTAAAGATGGAAATACCTTCTCAGATACTCTGACAGTTTGCAaagaaatttcttcttcttcttcttcactctttTTTCTATAGATTACACCAAATAGTTCTAAAATCTGATTTGGTAGgctggaaaaaagaaaaataaataaaaagggagGGAGAACTTGGGCGgcaaaacatatttttcttattgctatttttgtattttggcgCTGTGTTTTGAAACTGAAGAGTcaatgaagttaaaaaaaaaaaaaaaaaaaaaaaaaaaaaaaaaaaaaaaaaaaaaaaaaaaaccattaacgTTAACATGAGAAGAAGCAGCAATGTTAGTCTTGGGTGGGCTCTGTTagtttttgcttaaaatttaaTGAGATGGCATTGAGTTTTTAATCTCCATCGTTGGTTTATTAGTGAATGACGTGGCAACTTCtgtttaaaacaaaagaagatataCTGCTAAATTTTTACTGGAAGTGAGCTAGACCCTATATTTTGGAAGACTAACTATTTAGCTAGAGTAATGGCAGTAGGTCTGAATTATTGAAAGAATATGGCTACAAGCCTTTTCATTGGCCCCACTGCCAAGAATAGATGGGTTATTGATGgccatttgaatgaaatttcaAAGGTGAAAGATTACAAAGCTAAAAGTGATTGTTCCGAGGTGATATATGATCCCCTTGTCGAAGGTCACGACACAGGAGTAAAGATTCTTTTGTGACTCCATTGCACGtgattgaaaatgagaaaagaagagaCAAATATCATTATAAGTTTgataaaatgatgtgaaaagTCATAAAACATTATggtattttgtagaaaaaaatcATTCTATTCTCTCAAAAGCTTTGTATAAGTCTAAGCACATGCAATTTCTTGGCAGAAAACCCGCATGAATAGAGTGGATTAATCTAACCTAGAAAGGTCGAATGTGCAGAGCTAAAAGTTTTGTTCCAATCTTATATAATGCATTGCAAAGACTTACTAGTTAGAAACTTAGAATTGTTGGATAGTTTTCAGATGtggaatttttagaatttaaaccATTTTGGTGTGATTCAACCACAAAGAAATAATACCTTGAATAAACATATTTTGAATGAAAGAGCAAATATGTGATTCCAAAATATTCAAGCATCCTTGAAATTTTTAAGGATGAAAGTCATCCGCGAGCCTGCAGCTTTCATAAGGTTCAGTGAAAACAAAACATATTGAGAAGACCGGTTTTGACCCCACCAAGGTTTGTTATGCAGTggatttataaattatttaccAATTAAAACAATTATGTAAACCCAATTTAAGTAATTTAAAAAGTCACTAAATCTATCAAGCAAGTAATAAATAGATAACATATCGATCTAGCAACATAGTGGAAAAACGTTGGAGAATGTCTTCGAAGAAGAAtagaaatttataatctaaaaCAAAACTTTTGTAATAGATTTTACAATGTTAGTAGATGAACTCGAACTCATTGTTGTGACCCACAACGGTTTCAGAATTTCCAAACTACTTGTAAATGGACCACCTCACAAACAACCTGTCTGTGCTAATGACCAGAAACGTCTTATCGACTACTCCAAGGTACCGACTTGAAGGTTCAATGACGTAATGAATTTCACTGGACTGTGGTTTTAATCTCTTGATCAAAATGCACTTTTTTAGCTACTTCAATATTCTTTGAtcttgtgggttccagttaactcaactggtaaaatattggatggttaaataagagatctagggttcaatctccctgtttacaccaaaaactgattggtgtcttagtctgataataaagagttatcattagaagcggacgccataggttgaaactttctctaaaaaaaaaaaaaattctttgatcTTGAACAAGTGAACAACTTTTACAGATACTATTTCAAGTACATTCTCAATGGATATTGTCAATCTAAAAGCTCacacattttcttattttttaatttgtaagtACAGGAGAAATGCATACTACCAAAAACAAAGTACGATTTAGAGGGCTTGAGACATCTAGGCACTCATGTTGTCTACCAGATCATGTTACTGGATCTCAATAAGGTTGAGGCCAAAAACTATGGTTAAATTTACGTAGATTGTTTGCCTCCTTATTATAGtctaaatttttggaaaatgttcaaattaaattttaaaaatctaaaagagTTGAGATTGtcaagtcatttaaaattttaaatcatgtAACTGTCAATATACTATTAAATCCAAAAAGCAAAATCTTAACCATGAAATAAGTGAAACAGAGAAgatttaaaatgaagaaaatcttGTTATTAGGTCCTCACTTAATCGGATCTTAAAGACATGCAACCTCTCCCTCTCCCCTCTATCCTTgttttgagaaagaaagagagatttgGATCATGTAAATGAACCTTTTAGGACTTCATGCGCATTTTTAAGGATTCTTCAAGAGGATATTTGCCTTTTGGGTATAGATTGCTAGGTGAACACATTGTATTATCTTACAATTTTACTACCTATTACACAAAACATCCACTTTTTGCAGGGTTAGAGAGGTATAATGGTTGACAATCTTACCCCTAATTTATTGAAAAGACTGATTTTTAGATTTACACCCACAGTTTGtcgtttattttttatgaaagacaCTTGTCATTGCATCAAAGCTAGACCTTTTTGTAATTACACTGCCTAAACCTTATTTTTTAGTGCATTCCGGATCAGCCTGCCAGatccaaaataatattgttatccACATCACCATAGGGTCAATAAATAATCCAAAGtaggattattttatttttgtttttcgcAAAGATCTTTATGACTAGTTAGCAATCAACGACAACAATTATGGTACAAgtttattttttccaaacaaTTATAGTACGCAAGACAATTGAAGTTCTACACAAATGAAGACTCAAGAAATCAGGAAAAGATAAGTGCAAAAAAAGACTCACTTATCTCGACTGATCGAGATTCGTGCAAATCTAAAATCTCACTTTCTTTCTCAACCATTGGATCCAGGGTTTTGATGGAACTTAAggatatttaaataaaaaccctagagcacgtttttacacattttaagaGGGAAATGTTTTGTACACAAATCTAGAGATTTTCCAAACCCTTTTGGAGCTATAGCTGGAGACCTAGTGAAAACAACAGATCCAGTTATAGAGTAAAGTTGCTACATCAAATCAACCAtagttgatgatctaaactttAAGTGGAgatctcaaaatcacaaactGGAGAGTTTGTGTGCAACAGTTTCACAGTAGAAGAGTTCGTGGAATCGAAATTATGTGAGTAAGTACTATATGAGGTAGTagtagatttagggttaagtctattgtacaaacttccaTTCTATTAGTGAAATGTTGCCTTGAggaggttaaatcctccctagattttttactttgaaaccacagtttcaaaagttttcttgggtcatcattcTTGATGTTCATGTGATTTGTAAATGTTTGATGTTTGTTTAAATCGTATCTATTGCATAATTAATCTAAATAATTATTTGGCTAAGATTTGATAAAATCTTATTCAATTGGAGTCCAAAACCTTAACAAagtcaatttatttatatatttaatattgtcaataaaatttagaaataaaaaataaataagaaaaagaataattgtATGACTAATGACATGGCAGATAAGGTGGTGCAACATGAGCatagcaataataaatactatgtttcagcttttagatatatatagatttgtttgtattttgaaTTTCCGGACATAAATTATTGTACTTGACTTTGGACCCAATCGTAAGCCTCTTTTGGAAACAAGAAGATAAAGAGGAGATACTTTGGATAAGATTACGGATTGCCTAAGATCAAACTTCAAAGGatctaattttgcttttattgatAAGATAGCTGAAGGAAACACAAAATCCAACTCTGATGAGAAGCCATTTCCATGGCACAATGTTTTCGTACAATACATCATTCAAGACTAGCTAACTTGAGCACAGGGATATTTTGTACATAGGAACTCAAGGAATAATCATACTGACGTTGAATCCTAATAGCAAGAACAGAAACAGTAAAATCCAAAACGTCAATCGTTATGTCCTCGAGGATGGTACGTTAGAGAGCAATATTGAGGGATATTGATGAATCCATAGAgttcttttttctcaaaaaagctTTTGGTAGAAAGGAATTAAACACCAACATGAGTTCTTCTACATTCATTCACTTGTTGAGTATCTAGTAGTCCAGTACTTCTCAATTTCCTCGGCTGTTCTTCCTGGGATCCTCCCAGCTATTAGAGCCCACCTAATCAAAGTTACAGAAATTCGACTGAGAAAAGCTTTTTGTGccttcacaattttttttaactttttttttaaatttttttattttaatcatgTAATGCCACTGAATTACAAGACTGCTAGTTGCCTTTACAGGGCTTTGAATAAAAGCATgagaaaaattagaattttagaACAAACCCACCTCTCTCCTACAAGATTGAACATCCTTATGATAAGTGTCTCCTCATCTTCAGAGAATTCGAGCTTGGTCGCTTCACTTGTTTCCTCTGAAATAACAATCCAATATTAGTAAGGAGAGCTAAATTTACTTCTAAGGACTTAATATCAAGTTAGTAGAATTCCGAACCAAAGACGGTAAATATT encodes:
- the LOC115992369 gene encoding MYB-like transcription factor ETC1; translation: MADSEHSSSNENFTDTQEETSEATKLEFSEDEETLIIRMFNLVGERWALIAGRIPGRTAEEIEKYWTTRYSTSE
- the LOC115989289 gene encoding cysteine-rich PDZ-binding protein-like, giving the protein MVCEKCEKKLTKVIVPDKWKAGASNTTEGGGRKINENKLLSKKSRWTPYGNTKCIICKQQVHQEAKYCHTCAYSKGVCAMCGKQVLDTKIYKQSNV